A genomic window from Coccinella septempunctata chromosome 9, icCocSept1.1, whole genome shotgun sequence includes:
- the LOC123320430 gene encoding uncharacterized protein LOC123320430, which translates to MPKSTKPLKMRPPQRKREWKPLFPDLVVVRPISPLPPTPPPPTPTREELIAEFGHLLSQTPPGEANWTPYMQTLARNLRLVNWPADKFFRLKLLVGGQHRWIKIPANI; encoded by the coding sequence ATGCCCAAGTCAACCAAACCACTGAAGATGAGACCACCACAGAGGAAAAGGGAATGGAAACCGCTGTTCCCCGACCTTGTGGTGGTCAGGCCGATAAGTCCGCTACCCCCGACTCCTCCGCCGCCTACGCCTACCAGGGAGGAATTAATAGCTGAATTCGGTCATTTGCTGTCCCAGACACCCCCGGGAGAGGCGAACTGGACGCCGTATATGCAAACCCTGGCCAGGAACCTGCGCCTGGTAAATTGGCCGGCAGACAAGTTTTTCCGACTGAAGCTGCTGGTGGGAGGACAACATCGGTGGATCAAAATCCCGGCCAATATTTAG